One part of the Microcoleus sp. FACHB-672 genome encodes these proteins:
- a CDS encoding Ig-like domain-containing protein, with the protein MKNLTSVFLISLVGVIASQEISRAQTPTTEQDLVQTLFTPVENFAYHGNINQYKGKIWAQATHNLNSNNLLLNQYSLPSKKGESGGNGVEISSLSSNSPMPDAGERGNQGFLWNKILSQAPNSQITAQNTQIISPTAATVLDLPATTIVVQYPTGSQIQLFVNGKPVDPALIGKTETDPNTGTTTQTWYGVPLIEGENIIEARQQAGVEQNSSMPATKISIFVRGMPAQLKIQTLEARIPADSRSTATVTGQILDSAGNPTNRDATITLATSSGKFISVDADPDQPGYQVKTSNGEFSATLQSSLQAGIVRIRAGTPNPNAPADIPNPQLEAFTQIEFETNLRPNLLTGVIDFRFGRRGTDFWDSFSNFLPADGDNNYKFNARGAAFTTGTWGNWLFTGAFNSARNLNDTCSGFDRRLFQDLQFYEQQYPTYGDNCSRETVAPSRDSVYLRFEHSPLIEGAQPDYFMWGDYALSEFSTQSQQFTAITRSLHGFKGNYNLGNLQVTGFYSQDVEGFQRDSIIPDGTSGFYFLSRRLVVPGSEDVFLEVEELDRPGTVLYRQQLTRSSDYEIDYDRGTLLFRRPILRVNADPTGTILVRRIISTYQYDSQDNSTSILGSHLQYNISRDFNRPSWIGATYLREDRGVRDFELYGGDILLSFGNNSRLVGEYAHSRNDSDILGNVSGSAYRLELNGGIGRRGVSQAVEEQRERLGEGEIGRVGEEENLNPQLPAEIPNYPLPITNFQSLLNYRLYYRSTDSGFNNNATTSFVAGQSRYGAQLSAGITRSTQLRFQYDHEKNQGIAPRPLTSYADLFEPRLEAIPGSQVDNSLTTLSAGILQRIGTKASLEFDWINRHREDNRPTNPLETTSSQLRSRLSYRIANNLTFRAQNELNLASQQDIIYPDRTILGLDWAAYPGITLRLSHIFFNGGQFENNSITSLDFLGDYKLGEDTALTGRFGVVNAQAMTGAIGIRQGWTIAPGLRLEGSYEHIFGDLFGRTGTGVQFAQPYAYGQGASALGVRGGDSYSVGIQYNNDTDFQASARYEHRTSSAGGNTVISAAATGKISRAVTALLRYQQASSANQLLEELGDSINLRLGLAYRDPIDDKFNALFRYEYRSNPSIIPDSIFFDNSSSSNDHTFALEAIYAPNWRWEFYGKGAMRTSTSYLANDLAGTGTIYLTQLRSTYRLGYRWDAVGEVRWIGQPADDYSEIGWVLETGYYLTPNLRLAAGYVFGDVTDRDFDGSRSASGPYLGLTVKLNELFSGFGLQKPVPALEKEEDKQANKIAQGKKFSNL; encoded by the coding sequence ATGAAAAACTTAACATCCGTCTTTCTCATCAGTTTAGTTGGGGTGATCGCTTCTCAAGAAATTTCCCGCGCCCAAACTCCCACGACGGAGCAGGACTTGGTACAAACATTGTTTACTCCTGTTGAAAACTTCGCGTATCATGGTAATATAAATCAATACAAGGGAAAAATTTGGGCGCAAGCGACCCATAATTTAAACTCAAATAATTTACTTTTAAACCAATACAGCCTCCCCAGCAAAAAGGGGGAGAGTGGGGGAAACGGGGTGGAGATATCCTCACTGTCTTCAAATTCTCCAATGCCGGATGCGGGGGAGAGGGGGAATCAGGGATTTTTGTGGAATAAAATCCTATCTCAAGCTCCAAATTCTCAAATTACTGCTCAAAATACTCAAATTATTAGCCCAACCGCCGCCACTGTATTAGACTTACCGGCTACCACAATTGTTGTGCAATATCCCACCGGCAGCCAAATTCAACTGTTCGTCAATGGCAAGCCGGTCGATCCCGCCCTCATCGGCAAAACCGAAACCGATCCCAACACCGGCACGACCACTCAAACCTGGTACGGCGTCCCCTTGATAGAAGGGGAAAATATTATAGAAGCCAGACAGCAAGCCGGTGTGGAACAAAATTCTTCAATGCCAGCGACAAAAATTAGTATTTTCGTTCGAGGGATGCCCGCCCAACTGAAAATCCAAACCCTCGAAGCCCGGATTCCAGCCGATAGCCGGTCTACAGCCACCGTCACCGGCCAAATTTTAGATAGCGCCGGCAACCCCACCAACCGCGACGCCACGATTACCCTGGCGACGAGTTCCGGGAAATTTATCTCTGTAGACGCTGATCCTGACCAACCCGGATACCAAGTCAAAACCAGCAATGGAGAATTCAGCGCCACCCTGCAATCAAGTTTGCAAGCCGGCATCGTTCGGATTCGTGCCGGCACACCCAACCCCAACGCCCCAGCCGACATTCCCAACCCCCAACTCGAAGCCTTTACTCAAATTGAATTCGAGACAAACTTAAGACCTAATCTGCTCACCGGCGTCATCGACTTTCGTTTTGGCCGGCGCGGTACTGATTTTTGGGATAGTTTTAGTAACTTCCTTCCCGCCGACGGCGATAATAACTACAAATTCAACGCCAGAGGCGCAGCCTTCACCACCGGCACCTGGGGAAACTGGCTATTCACCGGCGCATTTAACAGCGCCCGCAATCTTAACGACACTTGCAGCGGATTTGATCGCCGGCTATTTCAAGATTTGCAATTTTACGAACAGCAATATCCCACCTACGGCGACAATTGCAGCCGAGAAACTGTTGCACCTTCTAGAGATAGCGTCTATTTACGATTTGAACACTCGCCTTTAATTGAAGGTGCTCAACCCGATTATTTCATGTGGGGAGACTACGCCCTCTCGGAATTTTCTACCCAATCTCAGCAATTCACGGCGATCACCCGCTCATTACACGGCTTCAAAGGTAACTATAATCTCGGAAACCTACAAGTCACCGGCTTCTATAGTCAAGACGTAGAAGGGTTTCAGCGAGACAGTATTATCCCCGACGGCACTAGCGGCTTCTACTTCCTCTCCCGCCGGCTGGTTGTCCCCGGCAGCGAAGACGTATTTTTGGAAGTCGAAGAATTGGATCGTCCCGGCACAGTTTTATACCGGCAGCAACTCACCCGCAGCAGCGACTACGAAATCGACTACGACCGAGGCACCTTACTGTTCCGGCGTCCGATTTTACGGGTTAACGCAGATCCCACCGGCACAATATTAGTGCGGCGAATTATCAGTACCTACCAGTACGACAGCCAAGACAACAGCACCAGTATTTTAGGCAGTCACCTGCAATACAACATCTCACGAGACTTTAACCGTCCCTCCTGGATCGGTGCGACTTACCTGCGTGAAGATCGCGGTGTCCGAGACTTTGAACTCTACGGCGGAGATATCCTACTTTCGTTTGGCAACAATAGTCGGTTAGTTGGGGAATACGCCCATTCCCGCAATGACTCTGATATTTTGGGGAACGTTAGCGGTTCCGCGTATCGGCTGGAATTGAACGGCGGGATTGGCAGGCGAGGAGTTAGTCAAGCGGTAGAGGAACAGAGGGAGAGATTGGGAGAGGGAGAGATTGGGAGAGTGGGTGAGGAAGAAAACTTGAATCCCCAATTGCCGGCTGAAATTCCTAATTACCCGCTACCGATTACGAATTTCCAATCTTTATTAAACTACCGACTCTATTATCGATCCACCGATAGCGGATTTAATAATAACGCCACCACCAGCTTTGTTGCCGGTCAAAGTCGCTACGGCGCACAACTGTCTGCCGGCATCACCCGATCTACTCAACTCAGATTTCAATATGACCATGAAAAAAATCAAGGCATTGCCCCACGTCCCTTAACATCCTACGCCGACTTATTTGAACCCAGACTTGAAGCGATTCCCGGCAGTCAAGTTGATAACTCCCTTACCACCCTATCCGCCGGCATCTTGCAGCGAATTGGCACAAAAGCTTCCCTAGAATTTGACTGGATTAACCGGCATCGGGAAGACAACCGCCCAACCAACCCCCTCGAAACCACCTCATCACAACTGCGATCACGCCTCAGCTACCGAATTGCCAATAACCTTACCTTCCGCGCTCAAAATGAACTCAATCTTGCCTCACAACAAGATATTATTTACCCGGATAGAACAATCCTAGGACTCGATTGGGCAGCGTACCCAGGAATTACGCTCCGACTGAGTCATATCTTCTTTAATGGCGGGCAATTTGAGAACAACTCAATTACCAGCTTAGACTTTCTCGGCGATTATAAACTCGGAGAAGATACCGCCTTAACCGGCAGGTTTGGCGTCGTCAACGCTCAAGCCATGACAGGTGCAATCGGAATTCGTCAAGGTTGGACAATTGCTCCAGGATTAAGACTCGAAGGCAGCTACGAACATATTTTTGGCGATTTATTCGGACGCACCGGCACCGGCGTACAATTCGCTCAACCCTACGCTTACGGACAAGGGGCATCGGCTTTAGGTGTTCGCGGCGGCGATAGTTACAGCGTGGGGATTCAATATAATAACGATACCGATTTTCAAGCCTCTGCCAGATACGAACACCGCACCTCTTCTGCCGGCGGCAATACTGTGATTTCAGCCGCAGCCACTGGCAAAATTTCCCGCGCCGTTACTGCACTACTCCGCTATCAGCAAGCTTCCAGCGCCAACCAACTGCTCGAAGAATTGGGAGATAGCATCAACCTACGTTTAGGACTTGCTTACCGCGATCCGATTGATGACAAATTTAATGCGCTTTTCAGATATGAATATCGCAGCAATCCTTCTATCATCCCGGATAGTATTTTCTTTGACAATAGCAGCAGTTCCAACGATCATACCTTTGCCTTAGAAGCAATCTATGCACCGAATTGGCGGTGGGAATTTTATGGCAAAGGTGCCATGCGTACGAGTACGTCTTACCTAGCAAATGATCTTGCCGGCACCGGCACAATTTATCTAACCCAACTTCGCAGCACGTACCGGCTGGGATATCGCTGGGATGCCGTCGGGGAAGTGCGCTGGATTGGACAGCCGGCAGATGATTACAGCGAAATTGGCTGGGTGCTAGAAACTGGTTATTATTTAACGCCGAATTTGCGCCTAGCTGCCGGTTATGTGTTCGGCGATGTCACGGATCGCGACTTTGACGGTTCCCGATCCGCCAGTGGGCCTTATTTAGGGTTAACTGTCAAATTGAATGAATTGTTTAGCGGCTTTGGATTGCAAAAGCCAGTGCCGGCGTTGGAGAAAGAAGAAGACAAGCAAGCAAATAAAATAGCACAGGGCAAGAAATTCTCCAATCTCTAA